Proteins encoded within one genomic window of Humulus lupulus chromosome 1, drHumLupu1.1, whole genome shotgun sequence:
- the LOC133785260 gene encoding uncharacterized protein LOC133785260 isoform X2, whose protein sequence is MAKLSLSDQAFFLLAFIGCTTSVAFISLVAAAVPTLYAMGRAATSLSKLADTAREELPSTMAAVRLSGMEISDLTLELSDLSQEIADGVTKSTQAVQAAEAGIRQIGVLAHQQTISMIQERASLPIISLQPAVVGAAKKTSRVVGRATKSLMNMISGGNNSEAEQDDSEVANTDT, encoded by the exons ATGGCGAAATTGAGCTTGAGCGACCAGGCTTTCTTTCTTCTTGCGTTCATCGGTTGCACG ACTTCTGTGGCATTTATTAGCCTTGTGGCTGCTGCTGTCCCAACTCTGTAT GCGATGGGGCGAGCTGCAACATCTCTCTCAAAACTAGCAGATACAGCTCGCGAGGAACTCCCTAGCACAATGGCAGCCGTTAGGCTCTCAGGAATGGAAATCAGCGATCTTACATTGGAATTAAGTGATCTAAG CCAAGAGATAGCTGATGGGGTCACTAAATCTACCCAAGCGGTGCAAGCGGCAGAAGCTGGAATTCGACAGATTGGCGTGCTTGCTCATCAACAGACTATCT CGATGATTCAAGAAAGAGCAAGCCTGCCCATTATATCTTTACAACCTGCGGTTGTTGGTGCTGCAAAGAAGACTTCTCGTGTTGTTGGCCGAGCTACAAAATCCTTAATGAATATGATCTCCGGAGGGAACAACTCTGAGGCTGAACAAGATGACAGTGAAGTTGCTAATACAGATACATAG
- the LOC133785267 gene encoding hyoscyamine 6-dioxygenase-like produces MSIDHMENLVSSWSNDIAGKTLPESYIFPPETRPGHLSFPISNSIPVIDLQNNHDQSSTIHNIIKAGQEYGIFQVINHGVSEELMDETMKVMKELHELPPMEKARECSKDPLKRCRLYTSSENFSTEKIHYWRDALVHPCHPLEEHIQFWPQNPTQYREIVGKYTVEVRKLGEKILEMIGQGLGMKAGYFSGELSENPVVLANHYPACPEPSLTLGIAKHRDPSLITILLQGDVPGLQVSNDGNWVVVQPISHAFVINIGYVLQVISNGKLKGAEHRVVTNSRVDRTTASLFIYPSNDSIIEPETTLVDDSYPPLYRPFQYKDFRRYYISNTADASKLRQFMDKM; encoded by the exons aTGTCGATCGATCATATGGAGAATCTTGTTTCCAGTTGGTCCAATGATATTGCTGGGAAAACGTTACCGGAATCATACATATTCCCACCGGAAACAAGACCaggccacctttctttccctatAAGCAACTCCATTCCGGTGATCGATCTTCAAAATAATCACGATCAATCTTCTACCATTCACAACATCATCAAAGCTGGTCAAGAGTATGGAATTTTTCAG GTGATTAATCATGGAGTTTCGGAAGAGTTAATGGATGAGACAATGAAAGTTATGAAGGAGCTTCACGAGTTGCCTCCTATGGAGAAAGCAAGAGAATGTTCCAAGGACCCTTTGAAGAGATGTAGGCTTTACACAAGTAGTGAAAACTTCTCTACCGAAAAGATTCACTATTGGAGAGATGCTTTAGTTCATCCTTGTCACCCTCTTGAGGAACACATACAATTTTGGCCACAAAATCCAACTCAATACag agagattgtTGGGAAATATACAGTGGAAGTGAGGAAGTTGGGTGAGAAGATATTGGAAATGATAGGGCAAGGATTGGGAATGAAGGCAGGGTATTTCAGTGGTGAGCTTAGTGAGAATCCAGTGGTGTTGGCTAATCACTACCCGGCTTGCCCAGAACCGAGTTTAACCTTGGGCATAGCTAAACACCGTGACCCTAGTCTCATCACCATTCTTCTTCAAGGAGATGTTCCTGGTCTTCAAGTTTCCAACGATGGAAATTGGGTTGTCGTTCAACCTATTTCTCATGCATTTGTCATTAATATTGGCTATGTTTTACAG GTGATTAGTAATGGAAAGCTAAAAGGAGCGGAGCATCGAGTGGTGACTAATTCAAGGGTTGATAGAACGACAGCATCGTTGTTTATTTATCCTTCAAACGACAGTATTATTGAGCCAGAAACGACATTAGTTGATGATTCCTATCCCCCACTCTACAGACCCTTTCAGTACAAAGATTTCCGTCGCTACTATATCTCAAATACTGCTGATGCTAGTAAACTACGTCAATTCATGGATAAAATGTAG
- the LOC133785260 gene encoding uncharacterized protein LOC133785260 isoform X1: MKPFCPSSTNSHVRLLMASICRFDSSGPRQNSITLLRPSYCNSISLSSRFKPYRLLAFSASGSSQSTSSSAEPAYRIVSSEAEEGSNEELDGVKDEAADVGWRVEVGSPRLSIPSMAKLSLSDQAFFLLAFIGCTTSVAFISLVAAAVPTLYAMGRAATSLSKLADTAREELPSTMAAVRLSGMEISDLTLELSDLSQEIADGVTKSTQAVQAAEAGIRQIGVLAHQQTISMIQERASLPIISLQPAVVGAAKKTSRVVGRATKSLMNMISGGNNSEAEQDDSEVANTDT, from the exons ATGAAACCTTTTTGTCCTTCTTCCACAAACTCTCATGTTCGACTGTTAATGGCTTCAATTTGTAGGTTCGATTCCTCTGGGCCAAGACAAAATTCGATTACTCTTCTTCGGCCTAGCTACTGCAATTCCATATCTTTGAGCTCGCGCTTCAAGCCCTACCGCTTGCTTGCGTTTTCGGCTTCGGGTTCCTCTCAATCAACATCTTCTAGCGCCGAACCGGCGTACCGAATCGTTTCGTCGGAGGCAGAGGAGGGTTCGAATGAAGAGCTTGATGGAGTTAAGGACGAAGCAGCGGACGTTGGGTGGCGTGTGGAAGTGGGAAGCCCTAGACTTTCAATCCCATCGATGGCGAAATTGAGCTTGAGCGACCAGGCTTTCTTTCTTCTTGCGTTCATCGGTTGCACG ACTTCTGTGGCATTTATTAGCCTTGTGGCTGCTGCTGTCCCAACTCTGTAT GCGATGGGGCGAGCTGCAACATCTCTCTCAAAACTAGCAGATACAGCTCGCGAGGAACTCCCTAGCACAATGGCAGCCGTTAGGCTCTCAGGAATGGAAATCAGCGATCTTACATTGGAATTAAGTGATCTAAG CCAAGAGATAGCTGATGGGGTCACTAAATCTACCCAAGCGGTGCAAGCGGCAGAAGCTGGAATTCGACAGATTGGCGTGCTTGCTCATCAACAGACTATCT CGATGATTCAAGAAAGAGCAAGCCTGCCCATTATATCTTTACAACCTGCGGTTGTTGGTGCTGCAAAGAAGACTTCTCGTGTTGTTGGCCGAGCTACAAAATCCTTAATGAATATGATCTCCGGAGGGAACAACTCTGAGGCTGAACAAGATGACAGTGAAGTTGCTAATACAGATACATAG